The genomic DNA CTCGGCGAGGCGGACGAGCTCTGGCCGCAAGTGATCGACGATTTCCGCTCCGGGCGATTGCAGCCGATCTACCGCGCCGAGCGCCTGCCGGAGATTTCCGGCAACCCCGCGCCGCGCTACGACCTGGTGCCGAAAGACCAGTTCATGGTGGAGGTCTATCCGATCGAATCCTCGCGCGGATGCCCGCTCGATTGCGACTACTGCGCGGTGACGAAGTTCCACGGCGGCAAGCACCGCCTGCGCCCGATCGGCGAAATCGTCCGCGACGTGAAGGCGACGGGCAGCCGCTACCTCGCGTTCGTGGACGACAACATCATCGGCCACAAGGACCAGGCGCGCGAGCTGTTCGAGGCGCTCAAAAAGCTCGACGTGCGATGGATGGCGCAGTCCACCATGTACCTCGCCGACGATCCCGATCTGCTCGACGCGGCGGTCGCAAGCGGACTGCGTTTCGTGTGGATCGGCATCGAGTCCATCAAGTCGACGCACTTGCAGCAAGTGCACCGAAGGATCAACCAGGTGCAGGATTTCTCGCGGCGCATCCGCGAGTTCCAGAAGCGCGGGCTGCTCGTGGGGGCGAACATGATGTTCGGCTTCGACGACGAGTGCGTGGAGGATTACGAACACACCTACCGCTTCCTCGCGGAGAACAAGGTGATCCCGTTCCTCTACATCCTCACGCCGATCCCGGGCACGCCGCTGTACGACCGCATGGAGGCCGAGGGCCGCGTGCTGACGCACGACTGGTCGCGCTTCACGTCGTACGACACGGTGTTCCAGCCGAAGAACTTCACGCCCGCGGAGCTGAACGATCTCTACTTCAACCTCGCCGGGCGCCTTTTCAACTTCCGCAACAACTTCCGCCGCACCATCCCCACGACGCGCTTTTCCAACCTCAAGGAAGACCTCGCCATCCGCACGGCCGCGTTCGCGGTCGGCATGAGCGTGGGGCGGGCGGTCAGGCACCGGTGGCCGACGTATTGGTGAGAAAAGAAATATGCACCGTTGTTCATTTTCATTTGACAAAGTGGATTTTTGGTGTTACGAAAATCGCAAACCTGACCGTCGGAGGCGGAAATGGATGTTAGGCGTGTTTGTTTCGTGATTTCCCAGATCGGAGACAAAGGTTCCGACGCCAGAAAAGATGCAGACGATCTATTTGATCTTATTGTTGAACCATCCCTGGAAAAATTTGAATTTGAAATAATTCGC from bacterium includes the following:
- a CDS encoding B12-binding domain-containing radical SAM protein gives rise to the protein MKLLLILPTQLDREGRPIRRPKASVNLNLNLPLIAGLTPKDIEIRIINDYVEPVPLDFDADLVGITTLMTTTPRAYQLADAFRDHGKTVVFGGFHATAMPEEAARHADALVLGEADELWPQVIDDFRSGRLQPIYRAERLPEISGNPAPRYDLVPKDQFMVEVYPIESSRGCPLDCDYCAVTKFHGGKHRLRPIGEIVRDVKATGSRYLAFVDDNIIGHKDQARELFEALKKLDVRWMAQSTMYLADDPDLLDAAVASGLRFVWIGIESIKSTHLQQVHRRINQVQDFSRRIREFQKRGLLVGANMMFGFDDECVEDYEHTYRFLAENKVIPFLYILTPIPGTPLYDRMEAEGRVLTHDWSRFTSYDTVFQPKNFTPAELNDLYFNLAGRLFNFRNNFRRTIPTTRFSNLKEDLAIRTAAFAVGMSVGRAVRHRWPTYW